The region cctcctgttcatactgaccatcagaagatccttCATAACGACCTTACAGTGGAAGTGatggatttaaaagttgatctgaagctaatatgaagcttcagcgtccaaatcaagtagatatctttcaacgttacagtctttttggtgccaaagttcctctttttgttactatactctGGTGTTTTGCGTTCTGACATCAACCTCTGTAAATGATTATTGAGTATATCTGGGCTGGAAGCTGGTTCTACATGTCTAAGACcattaaagcagctataatcaatgtTTATAAAGGAGCAGGTGAAAAAAATTCTTATATTTGTATATGCCAAGAATCAATTTTTGTGATGAAGCTAGTTAATTAAGGTGTGAAAAACAACTGTGAGGTCAGTGCAGCGACACGCTGGAGTTCTGTTGTAGTCCTGAGAGACCTGAACGCGGCAGGTGAAGGTGTTTCCTCTAGAATTTGTTTCAGGCTCGGCGGTACGACGAGACACTCACATCGTGTCAAGAGTTTCCcgggcaacgacacagaggttgattCACGTTTCAGGATAGTGAAACAGGCTCCAAAACGCAAATGATtgttgatttctgaatgaatggatatttggcatcAAAGAAAAGATTTTGGCCCAGTGGTGCACCAGGCCTGCACAATTACAGGAGAAACACTggactttattaaaaaaatggacgtagccaccgtgaGCCGtcgtgacgtcactcgttggtttgtGGACTCGAGTTTGGTATTTtgaccgtcaccatcttggatttttggagctgACCCtgacgctagctgctagcttggttagcaggGTGCATTTATAGCATGGATGTATGaacagcgtcggaggcggggccccgttcattcctatgaaagttgctcagtggcgcatgaagcaaaaaaaaaaaaaaaatcgacttcccagtatgaaagtacccggatcttcTGCATAGAGCGAGTGCACTAGTGACTTCCACTggccgagtcggctacttccggtttagccctccggctaacttcaatgtggataaaacaattcaatcatgcggctcttctagtgttttgaaatgtgatcggaccgaacagatttaattctgatagtgagacgagtcatttcacGGAGGTTGTGATGCTCataaaaatgtatccgctgatttacagacgtctccttcacaatgtaagtctgtgggaaaaagtctttttgggccagtgtgcatcacgtgacgttgtcattacacggtttggccgctatgtcagaTTTGCCTCAAAGCccggcgctcttcctgtatccagttctctttacaCATCCAtgatttacagtctatggttaactcagataatgctaatgctaattttcgctgtagaaaaacaggcttaaaaccattaaaacaaaatgaacttactggaaaaactgaacatcgaCTCATCAGAGGATCTTTAgttcaaccaaacactgaacaagagtTTATTAGGCgaacaaaatgttacaattaactttaatgaactgaaaacacactgaaatagcagcCATGTTTATATTATCTAACCAATGCTGTCGCCGTGGCAGCAACCTGTCAATaacaacgtagccacgccctaaagcatacacCGCTTTATCGtctgatttaaattaaatgggaccataattcaCAAAACGAACATCAAACTGTGTTGAAGAAGACGTGAAACTAGTgactgagaccataaactcatcaggaaactgtttactgaggtaataaatcaagagagaagtagggtcattttctaaTAAACGTcaatacaatcagacttctttgtGCAGCcggtggagtcgccccctgctggccgttagaGAGAACGCAGGTTTAAGGCTCTTCCACACTGGCTTCACCTCTCAGACCCGGAGCTTCCTGCCTGGTTTCTCACCTGGTGTCGCAGCTGTTTGATGGAGTGCTGCAGGGTCAGGATGTGGGTGAATAAGGGACTCTGCAGGGTCTCTCTCAGGTTCCCCAGTGTGTCGCTGTGGGTCCACTCCTCCCTCTGCACCAGTTTGGCCTGGAGACGCTCCAGAGCTCCCAGTACCTGCTGACGCTCTGCGGAGGACActgaggacaaacacacacacagagaggacgTGTTCGAACTGTAGAAGCAGcgacacacatgtaaacacacacagtgtacatgTAGCGTCTGTACAAACAGCTTCTGAAACAGCTGAGAGGATTTACCTGTCGGGACATTTTCAAACATTGtcgtccctcctcctcctcttctgtcttcttcgTCTGTCGTTCTGGAtcaaactgaacagaaaataacatgatttcatatttatttcaaaCACCCACAAACTAAAAGAGCAGCTGCTGATAAAGGCTGAGAAACAAGAAGGAAAattagatatataaatatataaaatctgTTCCTGGCAAGAGTCTCCAGCAGCCAAACATCACACTGAGCCAAATGTTACTTACATTTAGACTCCATTCAATACTCGGTTGTTGTTCACATTGATAAACAATAACATCAGCAGGCGACgtctttttaacttttacaaAACGTTTGTTTTGATAATTCAGCACACAAGAGATCCATAAAGCACCAATTTATTACAATTAAATCTCTAATTAAAAACCTGGTTTACATTGACTGTTGTTGGACAAAGTTTATTAGAATTACAGGAATTAGACTCTTCAATTAGAGCTTTTTGTTGAATCAGATGTTGTTGCTGTAAAATcaagttgttaacagctccaccaaatagtgatttttccctctaaacttctcacatgctttcatttcaataaatgttcaaatgatccaatatttcagcaaaaatcaaagattagagaaaaagtccaaaaactgaaaacagatttgtgtatcagaactttgttttttcttctttcctctcccattaatcatctcaccacccctcagatttatctgctgaccctttggaggggcccgacccctagattgggaaccactggactaaactagctaactgtatataaagtagtgtaaactagctccacctccagcagctacaacagtaacatgctgctctaacactgatgcttcactattaataatctaatgatgtcatatataataatatatcagtcagagggaccaaaccactacttttactgcaatactttaactacatcaagctcataatacttatgtacttttactgcaatactttaactacatcaagctcataatacttatgtacttttactgcaatactttaactacatcaagctcataatacttatgcacttttactgcaatactttaactacatcaagctcataatacttatgtacttttactgtaggaggacttttacttgtaataaagAATTTGTACATTAGtatattagtacttttactgcagtaaagtatctgagtacttcttctatcACTGGTTTTACCTGCAGGTAGTTCACCTACTGATTTatgtgacatttgaaaaagaaataaatgaagttGAACTGACAGAAACCttctcaggtgtgtttctgtgcttcAGGTGAAACTCATCTTATCAGACtgttgttagcttagcatgtaGCTCGGCAGAAGCGGGCGGGGTCAGACGGACCTTATCAGCACACGcaggtggacaaaacaaacaaaaacgcAACATTCCCGAAGTTTTCCATCAACCAGGAAAGACAGAAACTAAACTTTAATCTCATTTACAGGCTGAAATCTGCGAGTGTGCGAGGGGCGGCTCACCTGTACACTCACCTGTGACACCAGGAAGTGAAACTGGGCAGCTttagaggggaggggggggcacaataaactgaatttaatcaagaaaaacatCCACAAAGTGTGTTTATATCATACAGAAGCGATTAGACCCTTAAATAAGTGAGAGATTAACGGCAGGTTCAACTCGCAACAGGTGcatcaaactttaaaaacaggagaaaacgCTTCAACCAGCTGGAAACACGCAATATTCACTCCGTCTCAACAGTGAACtgagcttcactgtgtttttatgagcGTTAACAAGAGTTTAAGTAacatttaacaacttttttcctCCGTCAGCTTCACAACTTTCCCAGCAACACAGCCGCTAgccgttagcatgctaactgcTGTTAAAACGCGTCTTTAAACGAGTcgtttcatcaagtttcaaacagacaaacagtcGCACAGTTTGTCGGCATGTCAGTGATGAATTCATGCAGcacagagacataaaaacacagtttaactGGTGTAAAACTCACATGAACTGGATCCAGTCTGGCACCAGTGTCGCTTTAATGGTGCGTTCGAGCGCTGTCGGAAATATTAAGAACAACTGAATAGTGATTTTGAGGCGCATTCACGTGCTCTTAGTAAAATGAGGGAATGTTTTAACCGTAATATCAGTGGTTGCCAACCTTTTTGAcctgtgaccccttaaaataaagcgAAGTCTACCTGGGATGTAGTGTCTGATCAAGTTACTGATCATTGTCTTGATTAATTGGTTAATCATTTTTGTCCAtaaattgaatgaaaaaaaatagtgaaaaatatccgTTAAAGTTTCCCACAGTCCAAggttacatcttcaaatgtctgttttttcatctaatagcccaaaacccaaagatattcagtttatcatcatgttcaacaaagaaaagcagtaaatcatcacatttggggagctgaaaccagcttatttttttgaatttttgctttaaaaatgacaaaaacgattattcagttatcaaaatagttgctgataaaTCGTCTGccgatcaactaatcaattactCGACTAACTTGCAGCTCTAGAAAGAGGATTTTTTGGTAAAACACAGAAATCCACGAGAAATAAAGCAGAAACTAGAAGAAAGCTTGAAGAAAAATCAGTTTTGtgtccaaaatgtttttttctgtatcacaTCCTGTCCAATCATCCAGCGACCCCTCTGAATAATACAGTGACCCTTTGCGGGGATCCTGACCCtcaggttgagaaccactgccttacatttttacatttgctgtaaaaactgtaaacacttttaatgtgacccagaacacacaaacatggaaacatttcagctttttaaaaacatttttgtgcagctgttacacatttatttctgtagAGAATGTTTTACTCATATTTattcacaaatttaaaaaaaacattcaaaaatattgttgctatcttcacatttaatataatcaaaataaaattgttttgttctcctgttttatgtgaCATTAGATCATTATATTGtgtgattgtaaatgttttttttcctcataataaaaagcttcattaaggattaatcacatTTATCTGTGATTGATGAGATATTCAATGAATAATATGTGCTTCAGATATTTGATATAGAGATTAATCATGAAGGAAActgtcagaatatgaacagagtttaaaaagcagcagaaataaTATGAACATGCAGAGTGAGACACTGCAGACCTGCTGCTGTTAACAGCTAAACACACTGACGAACATCAGACGATTATTAAAACAGAGTTTAATCAGTTTGTTTTGAGGCTGAAATATTGGTAGTTTCTAAGATATAGTTTCATCCATTTTTCATCCAATAATTCAGTTTTCCACTGTGTAATAAACATTAATACACAGAATATTATCTTGTTTGCACAACTTCTCATCCTGTGGAAACCGATTCGGTTCACTGGGAATATCAAGCTGTGAGATTCTTGCTCCTTCAGTCTGGGGAATGTTTAACTGGAAGTTCatgaaatgtaagaaaataaaattcacattaTCACATTAACAGTCACATTATCTGAGGTGGATCCTTATTTCTCTTCACAGAATCACATCACATCTGTGCACGATGACTCGTATTAAAACCTTTTGGTGTTTGAACTAAAGAGTTTTATTGGCAGCTTCAATGATTCTTTCAAAAATTGCTTATTTAATCAATCTTGTCCCACCGTATTTTGTAGTCATATTTATTAATTGGTTTAGCTCATTGTTATTATGTTCCAGtcatatttttatctttttatttgcacaaacaTGAGACTGCATGAAATCcaatagaaatttaaaaaaaaaagatttgactctattttttaaaagaaacctCAAACTTCAGTCAACAATAGTGTACGGAACTgaaaaggagtttttttttttatttaaaaaacactcaCAAGAAGATTTAAAACTATGATATGTTTAATTATAGtaataaaacatgaagaaacatacataacacacacatacacagtttctctccctctctttgttaCACACTTACTCAccccaccaaacacacacacgctcctcACTATTagacaatatttatatttttatcagaAGTATTTATCACTTACGTGCAACGCTGCTCCTCAATTtgcaatataatgtatatttgaatatattttaatttgtctctctcttttgtttctcttctctctcctttttataaaagaaaaattgtaaatattttatcatataGTCTAATAGCAACTAGAGCTCGAAGAAGCCGAATTTCACCGCAGTTGCAtctgctgtgttgctgctgtgtgacGATAAAACCTTCAGTCTCTtgaaagcaataaataaataaggggaaaaaaatcccctGCAGCTTTGTCTAACACATTTTTATCCATTTAAAATCCAACAAAGGCAACATTGCAAACACCAAAAAGTGATAAAATTTgtctttaattgtatttatttggtaaatctttatttacattatttctacattattttttaaaatcttattattatttttaaaatagcaACATGACTTCTGAGTTACTATTTTCCGGTCGGTCTTGAACGCAGCAGTGAGTCACGTGACAGAAGCAGACATGGCGGCCCCCCGGAGATGGCTGGTCTGTTTACGCTCCGGGATCTGGAGCatcttattttactgtatttactctCATTTAAAGGTGGTTCTGGCGGACGATGTGGAAAGCTGTGAGAACTTAAGACTCGGACAGTATCCTTTACATCAAGTTTATTCACgtatttgacatttaaaggcAAAAAACGCGCCTGATGACGCCGGTTAGCCgcggctaacattagcttaacGATGTTATTATGAGCTGAAACGtttcatatataaatattagTGATAGTTTGATATGAAATACTGCAGCTGTTATATCTTAAACATGTTTATGTGGATTATAATGAGCTACTGTTAAGATCAGAAGCTGTCTGTGTTCATAATGTTAGATTAGAAACTGCACAGCGTAATGAAGTCTGTCGATAAACAAACAGTTTATACATTAATAGTTACAATCAAAAGTTAAGGATCTGAATGTTTCTTTCACTGCTTTTCAATTGATTCTGTAGGTTTAGTTACAGGTTGTCTGTGTGAACTGAGGAAGACAAGAGACTTTATTACAGGACAAAGAGAATTAAAAACTACCAACACTtcacttttaatacttttacaTTAAAGGAACAATTCAGTCTACAGATCCAgtgaaccaaaaaaaacacaactcagcatttattaaatattcatagatagtaaatagtttattttgaattaaaaatataattgtaatggttatttttttatttttgtcataagTCACATAatagtagaaaaaaacaattataaaaatgcaaatttcagtATCAACCTTTTACCACCACAAACAGGCTTTATGTGTGAACAGCTGTTTATTAATGTTGAAAAGATTCATGAATTGTGTTACAGTCTGTTTGTCTCCATATTCACAAGGATGCACCAACCTGACTTTTGTCAGCTGAAATGAATATCTGATATTTAGATAGAAGCGTATCACCCAGTTTCCTCTCTGACATCCACAATATTTATAACATTAATCTATAATTTGCCTCTGAGAGATGAGTTTGCTGTTGTTTGGTGGCAGCATGAAACTCCAACAGATCAGAGACTAATAAAAACTTTACACCGTGGAGCTCATTTAGCTCCATCAGACATATTTAAACCTGCTGTTGCTGTTCTCTGAAACTACATAACGTTTGTATAAACAGGCAGTATGACAAAGATACGAGGAGTACCTGCACACTGAATTAGAGCTTCTTTCACTTTATTTGTGACGTTTAGATCAACTGCAGCAGACAGACTCTGTTACtgtgattcagtgtttattGTCCTCGTATCTACTTCAGTTGtgtcttgtgtccagcagctTCTGCACTGAGGTTTAGTGACTCAatacataataaacataaaatacactGTCAGTAcctaaaaaaaagtgacaaaaataaccaaaaatatagtattttaataatttttttattattttctgtaaaaaatatatgttcCTGACAAATAGAGGTGCAGCATAATACAGCAACACTGTACAGAAggtaatatttatgttttttggggTATTTTATGCCTTCAGTATCTGGTGACAGTAaacaagagaagacagagatATCGACCTGCTCCCAGAATCAGACTCCGGTTATTGTGGTTATGTTGCTTTCATCTTAACCAGTCGGCTACTGAAGCGTCAAATACACCAAATTTAATAGAATCCACTGACTGGAAGGAGGAATGAACGCACCTTTACATAAAGATCAACCAACAGCCACAACACAGAActagaaaacaaatcaaatctaaACGTCTGTGAAGGTTTCAGGATGTTTACACGTTTACAAGAAAAGCTTCACATCAAAATCCTCATGAAGACCAGAGATGACACGTTTCAGTTAAATAACACACCTGATAGTGAACTAACAGACCTGATGGTGAACTAACAGACCTGATAGTGAACTAACAGACCTGATAGTGAATTAACGGACCTGATAGTGAACTAACAGACCTGATAGTGAACCAACAGACCTGATAGTGAACTTACAGTCCTGATAGAGAACTAACAGACCTGACAGTGAACTAACAGACCTGATAGTGAACTAACAGACCTGACAGTGAACTAACAGTCCTGATAGTGAACTAACAGACCTGATAGTGAACCAACAGACCTGATAGTGAACTAACAGACCTGACAGTGAACTAACAGACCTGATAGTGAACCAACAGACCTGACAGTGAACCAACAGACCTGACAGTGAACTAACAGACCTGACAGTGAACTAACAGACCTGATAGTGAACCAACAGACCTGATAGTGAACTTACAGTCCTGATAGTGAACTAACAGACCTGACAGTGAACTAACAGACCTGATAGTGAACTAACAGACCTGATAGTGAACCAACAGACCTGATAGTGAACTTACAGTCCTGATAGTGAACTGACAGACCTGATAGTGAACTAACAGACCTGACAGTGAACTAACAGTCCTGATAGTGAACTAACAGACCTGATAGTGAACCAACAGACCTGATAGTGAACTAACAGACCTGATAGTGAACTAACAGACCTGACAGTGAACTAACAGACCTGATTGTGAACCAACAGACCTGATAGTGAACTAACAGACCTGATAGTGAACCAACAGACCTGATAGTGAACTAACAGACCTGATAGTGAACCAACAGACCTGATAGTGAACCTACAGTCCTGATAGTGAACCAACAGACCTGATAGTGAACTAACAGACCTGACAGTGAACTAACAGACCTGATAGTGAACCAACAGACCTGATAGTGAACCAACAGACCTGATAGTGAACCTACAGTCCTGACAGTGAACTAACAGACCTGATAGTGAACCAACAGACCTGATAGTGAACCAACAGACCTGATAGTGAACCTACAGTCCTGACAGTGAACTAACAGACCTGATAGTGAACCAACAGACCTGATAGTGAACTTACAGTCCTGACAGTGAACTAGCAGACCTGATAGTGAACTAACAGACCTGACAGTGAACTAACAGTCCTGATAGTGAACTAACAGACCTGATAGTGAACCAACAGACCTGATAGTGAACTAACAGACCCGATAGTGAACTAACAGACCTGATAGTGAACTAACAGACCTGATAGTGAACCAACAGACTGTTAGTTTCCTCTGTTCTTGTCGGCTCAGACAGTTTGGACTCCTTCACTCTGCTCATGTATCTCTGTAAACGTCCAAAGATAGATGAAGCCACTCAGGAGCCGGAGAACTGCAGGGACATGACGGCCTGGGGTGAGTACGTCATGTGACAGGATATGAAGCCTTTTTGGTGATTCTGGTGATTTTCATGTTGTCATAAGTTCAGCTGAAGCGTCCGACGGCTGTTTGTGACCAGAGAACGTTTGCagaaagaaacatttcagtgaCTCGTgttggaaaaactgaaaaactcaCTTTAACTAACTCACAGCTGAGAAGCTGATGAGCGGTTAAATGTAGTGTTagatgtctttgtgttttatgtatctAACATTCTGGTTGATGTATatgatgacctttgaccttcatGGTTTGAAATTTGACTGATTAAATAGATAAATGGAAATATTGATCAGAAATCTGTCTGCAAACCAACTTCTGTTCTCTCGATaatcagacaatcagacagctTCAGTAGTCTGCCTCATACaacgaatgtgtgtgtgtgtgtttgtgtgtgtgcgcgtgtgtgtgtgtgtgcgcgcgcgtgtttgtttgtttgtgtgtgtgtgtgtgtgtgtgtgtgtgtgtgtgtgtgtgcgcgtgcttgtgtgtgtttgtgtgtgtgtagtggagTGCCTCCCAGCTGAGAACATCATCTGTCGACTCTCCAACGGGACGGAGTTCACGTTCAGCGGGAAGGAGGTGGGCTTCAACAAAACCATCCCCTGCAGGAACGTGTGAGtgctcacaacacacacacacacacacacacacacacacacacacacacacacacacacacacacacaccagcagagaGGATGTGAAGAGGATGAACAGCTGCATGGTTGAATTATCACATTTTTGTGACTTTATTTAAGAGGCTTTTGACTGTGTtttgataaatgttaaaaattatgCTTGTTATGGTTATTTCGATTGATtataattcagattttttttgatAATAATTGTGATAATAATTCCTTTTaccaatgaaaataataattctgtgtttcctctcaggAGCGGTTATTCCTACAAAGTAGCCGTGGCTTTATCTCTGTTCCTCGGCTGGCTGGGAGCCGACCGCTTCTACCTGGGATACCCTGCTCTaggtacacacacgcacacacacacgcacacacacacacacacacacacacacacaggtcataCTGTCTGTGTGGACGCCTGTAGTCGTCACACTGTACTGGTGGGACGATAAACACTCCCTAAAACACCACTTTAAggtttatgtttatattcagtttttacatCATGGACGTTTTAACTGGACGCCACGTTAAAAGATGGCGTCACACTCATTCCTGTGACTGAAAAAAAGAGTCTGACATGTAGAGCTGCTTCCTAAAAGTCTCTGAGTTGATGCTTCAGTCGATAAACACGAGTCAACTCACATTTAGTCAGTTGAATCGCTGCTTTTTAATTTAGCCACATCATTATACACAGAGTAACGCAGCGTGACGTCATGACAGGCTGTTAACTTTTACAGATTCTTGTCTCTAAATgatctaaacacacacaaaactgttgacaggaaaCCTtcaactgtaaacaaagtcagtaatgactctttctattatgaagttttgatccatggaggtttgtaaaactttcctcgagccgagaaaagcgatttaaagaTTAGTGACGTCATCGCGATGTAAAGTCTGTGGACCGgtgggagaaacactactgAGCCAGCTGAACGGACGCCGTTCTCAGTCCGGTTTCCAGCTGTTATTCATTAAAGCTCCAAACCTGCTCTGCAGTTTTCTTCACTGCTTTGTTTCTTGGCTCGTTAGcgccacctgtagatcagtggaacAGTGCGAGTCCATCGGTGGGAACGTTCAGTAGTTTGTGATGCTGTTGAACTGTTTCTGTTTATAATATTCACCTTAATTCATATAAATGTAACACCTGCTAGTTTAATAATAAAccaacagaacaacaaacagcctccaaaatgaaaatgaataaaatcacctttgtaaaatatattaaataaaaactggaCATAATAACAATCAGAAGGGAGGATTTATAACAGGATGCtgctttagttttatttaaatgtccCTGTTCAACTGGTAAGTGATTCATATTAATAACATCTCTCATTTAGAGAATTAAGCAAACTCTAAATACTAAATAcaagagctgcagtgattaatcaattagatgattgacagaaaattaatgtaCAACCCATTTTGATAAGTGAATCATGACTGAggcattttttttacacaccaACAGTAAAGATGAACAGCTTCCAGCTcatgtgtgaatattttctggtttttcaTCCTGTTGTacaacaataaactgattatatttggattttggactcTGGGAAACCTTTTGGgtaatttgcagatatttaacgGATATTTATTTGGATATTTTATAGAGAcgttggtgcaatttggtacaaattataagaaaaaactgaacacagtgttaagttggtttagtaAGTAAGTACCtgctcattatatttgggttataggtagttgttaatttgcaaaaattctcAATAAATTAGAT is a window of Thunnus thynnus chromosome 8, fThuThy2.1, whole genome shotgun sequence DNA encoding:
- the tm2d1 gene encoding TM2 domain-containing protein 1, which gives rise to MAAPRRWLVCLRSGIWSILFYCIYSHLKVVLADDVESCENLRLGQYLCKRPKIDEATQEPENCRDMTAWVECLPAENIICRLSNGTEFTFSGKEVGFNKTIPCRNVSGYSYKVAVALSLFLGWLGADRFYLGYPALGLLKFCTVGFCGIGTLIDFILIAMQIVGPADGSNYIVDYYGARLTRLSITNQTFRKPHLPQ